The proteins below are encoded in one region of Winogradskyella helgolandensis:
- a CDS encoding alpha/beta hydrolase gives MIFKYGLSLYFIWIFALSFAQQKDYKPVKFPEHYTAQIDVIYKEIDGWEGRIDLYTNNVSDKPTPIVLNIHGGGWNHGEKESQTGFGSFFKNGYAVANVAYRLVDIAPAPAAIEDIRCALIYLYNNAKKLNIDTTKIVVIGGSAGGHLALMAGLLGDNTTYDADCTYDGKLKVAAIINKYGLTDLKPLVKSKSVNRWLGKKIHDIDFISSVSPINYVTKKSPPIFTVHGDADPIVPYKQSVKLHKILIDNKVTSKFLTIPNGKHGKFTEEQNKLYSSMMWEFLKTIIST, from the coding sequence ATGATATTTAAATACGGTTTATCATTATATTTTATATGGATTTTCGCACTTTCATTTGCACAGCAAAAAGATTATAAACCTGTAAAATTTCCTGAACATTATACCGCTCAAATCGACGTAATTTATAAAGAAATTGATGGTTGGGAAGGTCGAATAGATTTGTATACCAATAACGTTTCAGATAAGCCGACACCAATTGTTTTAAATATTCATGGAGGTGGATGGAATCATGGTGAAAAAGAATCACAAACTGGTTTTGGTTCCTTTTTTAAAAATGGCTATGCCGTTGCTAACGTAGCCTATCGTTTAGTTGATATTGCTCCCGCTCCAGCTGCTATTGAAGATATAAGATGTGCCCTAATCTATCTCTATAATAATGCTAAGAAATTGAATATAGACACTACCAAAATTGTTGTTATTGGTGGTTCTGCAGGAGGTCATTTAGCATTAATGGCTGGCTTGTTAGGCGATAATACAACTTACGATGCAGATTGTACTTACGATGGCAAACTTAAGGTCGCTGCCATAATAAATAAGTATGGATTGACGGATTTGAAACCATTAGTTAAGTCGAAATCGGTAAATCGTTGGTTGGGTAAAAAAATTCATGATATCGATTTTATTTCATCGGTTTCACCTATAAATTATGTAACTAAAAAGAGTCCTCCCATTTTCACTGTTCACGGAGACGCAGACCCAATTGTCCCATATAAGCAATCTGTAAAACTTCATAAAATATTAATAGACAATAAGGTTACCTCCAAATTCTTAACCATTCCTAATGGTAAACACGGAAAATTCACAGAGGAACAGAATAAGCTGTACAGTTCTATGATGTGGGAATTTTTAAAGACTATCATATCTACTTAA
- a CDS encoding tRNA dihydrouridine synthase: MPITLLSSPLQGFTDFRFRNAFNHYFGGIDTFYAPYIRFNNKLIIKNSYKLDLQLENNTELEVIPQIMTNSADEFLFVVDYIQELGYKELNWNLGCPYPMVTNRGMGSGLICDPEKINHILERVHKETDITVSMKMRMGYENPEEILHTFPILDDYPLKNIAIHARIGKQLYKGGVNLEAFEKCIESTKHKLYYNGDITSVTKLKEMQARFPSIDHFMIGRGLIADPFLPSMIKNNTTDYPENRWDIFREFHDIIYQQYDEALSGPTPIKMKMQGFWEYFAQSFSDPRKTFKKIKKANNPRAYQQAVTEILRNG; the protein is encoded by the coding sequence ATGCCAATTACGCTGTTATCATCACCATTACAAGGGTTTACTGATTTCCGATTTCGGAATGCGTTTAACCACTATTTTGGAGGTATTGATACGTTTTATGCTCCTTACATTCGGTTTAATAATAAGTTGATTATTAAAAACTCTTATAAACTCGATTTACAGCTCGAAAACAATACAGAACTCGAAGTCATTCCACAAATTATGACCAACAGTGCTGATGAGTTTTTATTCGTGGTCGATTATATTCAAGAATTAGGGTATAAAGAATTGAACTGGAATTTAGGTTGTCCCTATCCAATGGTGACGAATCGTGGGATGGGTTCTGGACTCATTTGCGATCCAGAAAAAATCAATCATATTTTAGAGCGCGTTCATAAAGAAACGGACATTACGGTTTCTATGAAAATGCGCATGGGTTACGAAAATCCTGAAGAAATTTTACATACCTTCCCTATTCTAGACGATTATCCGCTTAAAAATATTGCCATTCACGCACGCATAGGTAAACAATTGTATAAAGGAGGTGTAAATCTTGAGGCTTTTGAAAAATGTATAGAAAGCACCAAACACAAATTGTATTACAACGGTGATATTACTTCTGTTACAAAGTTGAAAGAAATGCAAGCTCGTTTTCCAAGTATCGATCATTTTATGATTGGCAGAGGATTGATTGCTGATCCGTTTTTACCAAGCATGATTAAAAACAACACGACAGACTATCCAGAAAATCGATGGGACATTTTTAGAGAATTCCATGATATCATTTATCAGCAATACGATGAAGCCTTATCTGGACCAACACCTATAAAAATGAAAATGCAAGGCTTTTGGGAATACTTTGCGCAGTCGTTTTCAGATCCACGGAAAACGTTTAAGAAAATTAAAAAGGCGAATAATCCGAGAGCGTATCAGCAAGCTGTTACTGAGATTTTGAGGAACGGGTAG
- a CDS encoding dienelactone hydrolase family protein has translation MKDLKKEDIKQEVFDLYDDYAHNKLNRRQFVEKLGVYAVGGITLSSLMSFMSPDYITNLMVKPDDPTLDSEFITYESPKGGGTIKGLLSQPKDNKTKLPGVIVVHENRGLNPYIEDVGRRTAKEGFISLAPDALSPLGGYPGNDDDGRTMQKERNQQEMLEDFIAAYHHLKNHENCDGNVGVVGFCFGGWISNMMAVRLPDLGAAVPYYGRQPEAEDAVKIKAPLLLQYGELDTRVNAGWPAFEEILKANNIEYTAYIYPEVNHGFHNNTTPRYDKAAATLSWDRTIAFFKKHLK, from the coding sequence ATGAAAGACTTAAAAAAAGAAGATATTAAACAAGAAGTTTTTGATTTATACGATGACTATGCGCACAACAAACTTAACAGAAGACAGTTTGTAGAGAAACTTGGAGTCTATGCTGTTGGTGGTATCACATTGTCTTCTTTAATGAGTTTTATGTCACCTGATTACATTACTAATTTAATGGTAAAACCAGATGATCCAACACTAGATTCTGAATTTATCACCTATGAATCTCCAAAAGGAGGTGGCACTATAAAAGGGTTACTATCCCAACCAAAAGACAACAAAACCAAATTGCCAGGTGTTATTGTGGTGCATGAAAACAGAGGACTAAATCCATACATTGAAGATGTAGGAAGACGTACGGCAAAAGAAGGTTTCATTTCATTAGCACCAGATGCCTTAAGTCCATTGGGTGGTTATCCAGGCAATGATGACGACGGTAGAACGATGCAAAAAGAGCGTAACCAACAAGAAATGCTCGAAGATTTTATTGCTGCTTACCATCATCTCAAAAATCACGAGAACTGCGATGGAAATGTTGGTGTAGTTGGTTTTTGCTTTGGAGGTTGGATTTCTAATATGATGGCTGTTCGTTTGCCAGATTTGGGAGCTGCAGTGCCTTATTACGGTAGACAACCAGAAGCTGAAGATGCAGTTAAAATTAAAGCTCCACTCCTACTTCAATATGGGGAATTAGACACTAGAGTGAATGCAGGATGGCCAGCGTTTGAAGAAATTCTGAAAGCGAATAACATTGAATATACGGCTTACATCTATCCTGAAGTAAATCATGGTTTTCACAATAATACGACTCCTAGATATGATAAAGCAGCGGCAACTTTATCTTGGGACCGTACCATTGCTTTTTTTAAGAAACATTTAAAATAA